One genomic region from Halococcus qingdaonensis encodes:
- a CDS encoding DUF7128 family protein: MVVETERDGTTWHECEHCGLMFDDDQEAAQHEEACDAEDPSYLQ, translated from the coding sequence ATGGTGGTCGAAACCGAGCGTGACGGGACCACGTGGCACGAGTGCGAACACTGCGGGCTCATGTTCGACGATGACCAGGAGGCCGCACAGCACGAGGAGGCCTGTGACGCCGAGGACCCGAGCTATCTCCAGTGA